The Haliaeetus albicilla chromosome 11, bHalAlb1.1, whole genome shotgun sequence sequence ATATATATGTTGTATTTACCCCCTGGGGGGCAATTTGGAGCCCCCCAGGTTTTTTGAGGGGAGGATTTGCCCCCCCTGGGGTATTTAGGGGGGGgatttgcccccccccaaagggTAACTAAAGGGGGATTTGCCCCCCCCCGGGGTAATTCAGGGGTAAATTTGCCCCTCTGGGAGGTTATTTGCCCCCAGGGGGTGCTGAGGGCAGCCCCCCACTTTTACCCATCGGGGGGGCTCCggcccccttttttttaatggcggggggggcagggttcgacaccccccctccttcccctcaaTTTTAATGGATCGTTGCGGTTTTAGCCCCAAAATGTgagggggtggtggggaggggctgggggggcagcaggATTGGGGGCTCCCTGTAGGGGGGGCATGACATGTGGGGGGGGTCCCTAAAAggccggggggggtccccaaccctccctgccctccccccccccccagggctccGTTGTAAACATATTTGAGACAAATCCAataaagttttgtttaaaaatcctgctttaaaaatttggggggggaggagggggtgaAGTGGGGGGGCCTTGTGGGTGGGAGGGGCCCCACTGATGTGGGGGGGACCCTGTAAATGTAAAGGGGGGGGACACTGATGGGGCAGGGGTAgagggaaatgggggggggtccctgtggaTTCAGGGAGGGTCCAAGGAAAGGGGGGGTCCTTGGAATTGGGGGGGGCCCTGTGAGTTTTGGGGGACACCCCATGGGTTAGGGGGGATTGATATTGAGGTGGGGGCCCTATAATTTTGGGGATGCTCCAAGGAAATGGTGGGAACCctatggggtttggggggggcctGTAGGTTTGGGGACCCCCATGGTGGTGAGGGGGTAGGCcatgggttttggggggggccctgtgggtttgggggggggcttggACTTGGGAGGGGCCTTTAGGTTTGCGGGGGCCCCAAGGAAACTGGGGGGACCCCACGGGGGTTTTAGGGGGGTCTTGGAATTGGGGGGGGGCCCTTGGAATCGGGGGCGGGGACGCCGGGGGGGGTGGAGCCTCATGGAATTGGGGGAACCCAAGGGGTGCCGGGGGCGTGGCCCCGGGGATGGGCGTGGCTTTGCTGCCTGGGcgtggctgcttttttttcctggctgggcgtggcttgttttctctctctgggCGTGGCTCAGGAGGGCAGGAGTGGGCGGGTCGTCCGgtgcgcggcggggcggggcgggcggctcCACCTTAAGGCGCGCGCGGGGCGCGGggtgcgcggcggcggcggcgggcggcggctcCTCCTTAaggcgcgggcgggcgggcggcggcggcggcggccggtgcggggctgcggcggggcgggaggggggggggcggagggaggaggaggaggaggagggagggagggagggaggcaggaggcggagggaggaggaggaggaggagggcggggGCCatggcggggccgccgccgccgccgccgggcccggAGGCACCGCGGTACCAGGAGTGGATTTTAGATACGATCGATTCGTTACGATCGCGAAAAGCTCGACCCGACCTCGAACGGATTTGCCGTATGGTTCGAAGGCGGCACGGACCCGAGCCCGAACGGACACGGGCCGAACTGGAGAAGCTCATCCAGCAACGGGCCGTGCTCCGCGTCAACAAGGGCAGCATCTCCTACCGCAACGCCGCCCGCGTCCAGCCGCCCCGCCgaccccccccgccgccgccgccgccgccgccgccccccccttcctcctcctcctcctcctcttcctcctcctcctcctccctcctcctcccgccgcgCCGAACCCCCCGTCAGCCTCCGCGACGCCGCCCGTTACCTCGGCGGCGACGGGCGATTAACCCGCGGGCGCCTTCAAGGATCGGCTTTACCGACCGACGGGGGATTGGGAACAACCGGAGGAGGACCCGGGAGCGGTGGAgggtggtggcggcggcggtTCGGGAACCGGCTCGGCGGCGGGAgccggcgggagcggcggggggCGGTTGGAACGAACCCGCCTCGCCACCATCGCCATGGCCCGCGCCGAGCGCGGACGTGGGGCCGCCGGCAGGGCCCGAAAGGTGAGGGAACGGGGGGGGAACGGGACAGAACCGGGTGAGGGGAccggggggggcgtgggggggcaccgggagaccggggagggggagggggagggggggagctgaggggaaggggaacgggggcgggggggggggagcgctGAGGGGACTGTGAGGGAATGGCGGGAACcgggagggagggggctgaggggaccgggggggggctgaggggaccggggggggcgtgaggggaccgggggggggtTGAGGGGATCGGGGGGGGCGACGACACACGACAACGGCTTGAGAGACTGGGGGGGTCTTGAGGGGACGATGAGGGTCTTGAGGGGACAGGGGGGGCCGTGAGGGGACAGGGGGGGCCGGGGATGAGCCCTGAGGggattggggtggggggggtgtcactgagacccggggggggggctgagagGTTGGGAGGGGGCCCCAGAACCTTGGGGGGGGTCTAAGGGGTCTTGGTTTTGGGTGGGGGGAATCTGTGcggttgttttttggggggggggggaactggggcTAAGATTCCTGTGGTCTTTTGGGGGGGATACTGCAAAATTGGGGGGCTTCCTGGGTTTAGGGGGGGCCCTGCAggactggggtggggggtgttctgggggggtgtcctgggttttgggggggcaggtCATGCAGCATTGGGGATGAGGTGTGGCTTTGAGTCCCTggtcttttttggggggggctgtgggttTTTAGGGGGGGCCAGATTTAAGGGGACCCTATGGGATTAGGGTAGGGGTGCAGTTTTTGGATGAGGGGGTGTCTCAGATTTAGGGGGACCCTGTGAACTCATGGTAGGGCTGCATTTTTGGGGGACACCCCCTTCTTATTCCCAtgcccacccccccagcccccctgcaGCGGCACCGAGGCATCAGcgagagaggaagaggaggaagaggaggatgaagaggaagaCGGGACGGGCTCGGAGGCCTCGGAGGATGGGGGGGGCCCCCGGCAGCTGAATGGTGATGGTCGGGGGGGCCCCCTGCTTCGCCCCCCTGGGCAGCCCCCCCCTGAGCGGCCCCCCCAGCCCAAGGCCCTGCTCGCCGGGGGAGAGCGCCCTGCCACCATCTGGCCCCCCCTCAAAAAAGAGGGGGCCTTCGGCAGCCTGACAGAGCAGGTAACCCCCCCGGGGGGGAGTATCTTGGGGGGGCTGTTTGGGGGAGAAGGTCCTGAGGAAGTTGGGGGGGGAATAGGGGCTGATGGGGAGGGCGGTTTGGGGAGTTAAGGGCATTGGGGGGGCGGTTTGGGGGCACTTAGGGAGCAGTTTGGGAGGGTCAGAGCACGGGGGGGGAAGTTTGGGGGCCGAGGGAGGCAGTTGTGGGGATCACAGTTCTATGGGGTTAGtttgggggagctgggggcagtTTTGGGGGGCTCAGGGCAGTGGGGGGGTAGTtatggggcactggggggcagTTGGGGAGTATCAGGGCTCTGGGGGGGCAGTTATGGGGCACTGGGGGGACTTGGAGGGGTCAGGGCTCGGGggggcagtttggggggggcggggggaggtcagggtggggggggcagtTTGGGGGTGCACGGCGTGGGGAGGCAGTTAGGTGGCACTGGGGGACAGCTGAGGGGGGTTGTGGGGGCGGTTTGGGGACAGAGGGGGGCAGTTTGGGGGGGTCAGAGTGCTGTGGGGGCAGTTTTGGGGGGTGCAGGGATTTGGGgacagtttggggggggggtgggggggcagttAGGGGGGCAGCTGCGGGGTGAGGGCCCGACCCCGCTGTGTCCCCAcagtgtccccagccctggcGGGTGCGGAGCCCTCGGTGCCCCTGTCCCCAGGCCGGCCGGGACCCCAGGCCGCCGATGGGGCCCCCTTCAGCTGCATGTGAGTCTGGGGGGGGCCCCGTGTCCCCCCTCTATATgtcacacaccccccccccccccccccggggtgaTGCTGTGTCATCCTCCTCGCCCCCACCCTGGGTGACACTGTCCCTTCTGTCCCCAGGGCCgggaagaaggagaaggcaTCCGACCCGGTGGAGTGGTCCGTGCGGGACGTGGTGGATTACTTCACGGAGGCTGGCTTCCCCGAGCAGGCCACTGCCTTCCAGGAGCAGGTGGGTCCCTGTgtcacccccccacacccacccGTGTcaccccccccagtgtcccctcTGTTCCCCGTGGGTGTCCCCGCGGGCGTCCCCAGGGGTGTCCCTGCTTGctccgtccctgtccccagctgaTGCCCCCCATCTCTGGGTGTCCCACTTGCCCCTGTCcacttggggaggggggggtcgcTGGGGGGGGTCTGCCTGTCCCCATGAGTGTCCCCTTGTCCCCAGGGGTGTCCCcaagagcccccccccccatgtctGCAGGGCCATCTCCACAGGTGTCCCCACTGATGCCATCCCCAggctggtgtgtgtgtgtgtgttcccaTCTCTGGGTGTTCCTTGTATCCCCTtagggacaccccccccaccccaatttcatgggtgcccccccaggtGTCCCGAGGTGTCCCCGCTGTCCCCATGAGTGTCCTCATGTCCCTTTGTCCCTGGGGGTGTCCCCAAGAGCCCCCCACCCACACCTACTCTTTCCCATCCCACTCACCACCATCCCTTGGTCCATCCTGGGTTAGACACCCCCCAACCCAACTCCGTGGgttcctccccaccccatggGTGTGCCCCCCCAATCCAGGGGTGTCCCGCTGTCCCCATGAGTGTCCTCATGTCCCTTGTCCCTGGGGGTGTCCCCAAAAGCCCCCCCCCAGTTCACCCCtactcctccccatcccacttaCCACCATCCCTTGGGCCACCCTGGCttagacaccccccccccaaccccccaaactccatgggtgccccccacccccacagcAGGGGGGGGgttccccactcccccccccccatcatgtccctgtgtccccccccccccgccttcctcCCCCAGGAGATCGACGGGAAGTCGCTGCTGCTGATG is a genomic window containing:
- the LOC138687654 gene encoding atherin-like, giving the protein MAGPPPPPPGPEAPRYQEWILDTIDSLRSRKARPDLERICRMVRRRHGPEPERTRAELEKLIQQRAVLRVNKGSISYRNAARVQPPRRPPPPPPPPPPPPPSSSSSSSSSSSSSLLLPPRRTPRQPPRRRPLPRRRRAINPRAPSRIGFTDRRGIGNNRRRTRERWRVVAAAVREPARRREPAGAAGGGWNEPASPPSPWPAPSADVGPPAGPESGTEASAREEEEEEEDEEEDGTGSEASEDGGGPRQLNGDGRGGPLLRPPGQPPPERPPQPKALLAGGERPATIWPPLKKEGAFGSLTEQVTPPGGMSPALAGAEPSVPLSPGRPGPQAADGAPFSCMAGKKEKASDPVEWSVRDVVDYFTEAGFPEQATAFQEQEIDGKSLLLMQRADVLTGLSIRLGPALKIYEYHVKLLQRSHFQEEEPPPRTLPRLDGTPPPNWGRGGGRGTTPPCPKKKRKKKKLGWGEHPGIRVGSTLPQGWGIVATPPAAAHRDFGGGGGWG